Proteins encoded by one window of Panicum virgatum strain AP13 chromosome 7N, P.virgatum_v5, whole genome shotgun sequence:
- the LOC120680694 gene encoding uncharacterized protein LOC120680694 — protein sequence MAPAGSSSSAPPSTDGSNAMTYVNAISELDGNNYGKWYQKLEIALAMANIDLAITTPAPQEPEKPVRAQNEEAAAWAIREKNYDSTMTRYDADKTHWNDSNRKCLMVMKGSTSDAIKMAIPDCDTASEYLAKVKSQFTGSSKAYAAILAEQFITKKYTGGGIREHILEMSHMANKLKTMDMPLPEKFIVQLVFKSLPKAFEAFHVNYNAFPEDWGIDKLIGMCVQEEDRLKNSNGGELAFQVQHKKKNFQNKNFQHNKRHFPPDKNQHESGPSRPPPQKDWENFPVEQDQCLKCKKRGHYKRDCPEFLKELLRKGIKYEEDPAKRRKKN from the exons ATGGCACCCGCGGGGTCGAGCTCCTCTGCGCCCCCTTCCACGGATG gctCTAATGCTATGACTTATGTGAATGCCATTTCTGAACTGGATGGAAACAACTATGGGAAATGGTACCAGAAATTGGAGATAGCTCTGGCGATGGCCAATATAGATTTGGCCATCACAACGCCAGCTCCACAAGAACCAGAAAAGCCCGTAAGGGCACAGAATGAAGAAGCTGCTGCTTGGGCTATCCGAGAGAAGAATTATGACTCTACTATGACCAGATATGATGCTGACAAGACACATTGGAATGATTCCAACCGCAAGTGTCTTATGGTCATGAAGGGTTCCACTTCAGATGCCATCAAGATGGCGATCCCAGATTGTGACACCGCTTCAGAATATTTAGCAAAGGTGAAGAgtcagtttactggttcttccaAGGCTTATGCTGCCATTCTTGCTGAGCAGTTTATCACCAAGAAATACACTGGCGGTGGCATCAGAGAACATATCTTAGAAATGAGCCACATGGCCAACAAGCTTAAGACAATGGACATGCCTTTGCCAGAAAAATTCATTGTTCAGCTGGTCTTCAAGTCCCTACCAAAGGCGTTTGAGGCATTTCATGTCAACTATAACGCTTTTCCAGAAGATTGGGGAATTGACAAGCTGATTGGCATGTGTGTTCAAGAAGAAGATCGCCTTAAGAACTCCAATGGTGGTGAACTTGCTTTTCAAGTTCAGCACAAGAAAAAGAACTTTCAGAATAAGAACTTCCAGCATAACAAGAGACATTTCCCACCAGACAAGAATCAGCATGAGAGTGGCCCTTCCAGACCACCTCCACAGAAAGACTGGGAAAATTTCCCAGTTGaacaagaccagtgcctgaagtgcAAAAAGAGAGGGCACTACAAGAGGGACTGCCCAGAATTCCTGAAAGAGTTGTTAAGAAAGG ggatcaAGTATGAGGaggaccctgccaagaggcgcaAGAAGAATTAA